From a single Paenibacillus sp. FSL W8-0426 genomic region:
- a CDS encoding ROK family protein has translation MTILGAIEAGGTKFVCGIGTEQGEVLERVSFPTTTPEETMAQVIAFFEGKDIAALGVGSFGPIDPIEGSPTYGYITTTPKPHWGQYNLIGKLKEHFDVPMTFDTDVNGAALGEATWGAAQGLDSCLYITVGTGIGAGAVVGGKMVHGLSHPEMGHIVVRRHPEDAYEGFCPYHGDCLEGLAAGPAINKRWEQPAYELSPDHKAWELEAHYLAQALMNFVLILSPQKIVMGGGVMKQEHLFPMIQGKLQELLAGYVQHPMIQSEIDQYIVPPGLGDNAGLCGSLALAKLALEK, from the coding sequence TTGACGATTTTAGGTGCAATTGAAGCAGGTGGTACCAAATTTGTGTGTGGAATTGGGACAGAGCAAGGCGAGGTGCTTGAACGGGTAAGTTTTCCGACGACAACGCCGGAAGAGACGATGGCTCAAGTCATCGCTTTCTTTGAAGGCAAAGATATCGCGGCGCTTGGGGTAGGATCCTTTGGACCCATCGATCCGATCGAAGGAAGTCCGACCTATGGCTACATTACGACAACGCCAAAACCGCATTGGGGGCAATACAACCTGATCGGCAAACTGAAAGAGCATTTCGACGTGCCAATGACGTTTGATACGGACGTTAACGGGGCAGCATTGGGTGAAGCTACTTGGGGGGCTGCTCAAGGGTTGGACAGCTGCTTGTATATCACCGTGGGGACAGGCATCGGAGCAGGTGCGGTCGTCGGGGGGAAAATGGTTCACGGTTTATCCCACCCGGAGATGGGACATATCGTGGTGCGCCGTCATCCAGAAGATGCGTATGAAGGCTTCTGCCCTTATCACGGCGATTGCCTGGAAGGGTTGGCAGCAGGTCCGGCGATCAACAAACGTTGGGAGCAACCGGCTTATGAACTGTCGCCGGACCATAAGGCGTGGGAGCTCGAAGCCCATTATCTGGCACAGGCATTGATGAACTTTGTGCTGATCCTCTCCCCGCAAAAGATCGTCATGGGTGGCGGGGTCATGAAGCAAGAGCATCTCTTCCCGATGATTCAGGGCAAATTGCAGGAGCTTCTGGCTGGATACGTCCAGCATCCTATGATTCAATCCGAAATCGATCAGTATATCGTTCCGCCTGGACTGGGCGATAACGCAGGCTTGTGCGGTTCGCTTGCGCTTGCGAAATTAGCATTGGAAAAATAG
- a CDS encoding HRDC domain-containing protein, with translation MEIIFMNRLTRMFEQEEQPAQLWIGEEEGSWQLVWSRYEAGDREDMVWYEGDSWDELLHVYRHQLATRMGEGYRPLLQGLFHDSDELKDRGYGGQRLQCYSELHSNEVLYEDLCAWRRQRAASDRKAPYFIATNRLLRMISAYVPQTLEELMQLPGVGESKASEYGQEWLEHTHGMQRSHDFPLDWVYAALKEEEYESWLYKQKEHKYKQELEKFTTRKQVLEGMKEGLTLEEIVNRSGLSRRELIEWLEILDDEGYDTDSLLDAELAVMPEEEQEAVWNAYEVLGDSFLKPVMQKVYGPDRPSGTNLEQVYERLRMIRIRFRRSAETAKNAG, from the coding sequence ATGGAAATTATTTTCATGAACAGATTAACCAGAATGTTCGAGCAGGAAGAGCAGCCTGCCCAGTTGTGGATCGGTGAAGAAGAGGGAAGCTGGCAGTTGGTGTGGAGCCGTTATGAAGCAGGGGATCGCGAGGATATGGTCTGGTACGAGGGGGATTCATGGGACGAATTGCTGCATGTTTACCGCCATCAGTTGGCTACGCGCATGGGTGAAGGGTATCGACCGCTGCTGCAAGGCTTGTTTCATGACAGCGACGAGTTGAAAGATCGCGGTTATGGCGGACAGCGTCTGCAATGTTACAGCGAATTGCACAGCAATGAGGTGTTGTATGAGGATCTTTGCGCCTGGCGCAGGCAACGAGCCGCTTCGGACCGCAAAGCCCCGTATTTTATCGCGACGAATCGCTTGCTCCGCATGATTAGCGCATATGTTCCTCAAACGTTGGAGGAGTTGATGCAGCTTCCTGGCGTGGGCGAAAGCAAAGCGTCCGAATACGGCCAAGAGTGGCTCGAGCATACGCATGGCATGCAGCGATCTCATGATTTTCCGCTCGATTGGGTATATGCCGCGCTCAAGGAAGAAGAATACGAGAGTTGGCTGTACAAACAGAAGGAGCATAAATACAAGCAGGAACTGGAAAAATTTACGACGCGCAAACAGGTGCTTGAAGGCATGAAAGAAGGACTTACTTTGGAAGAGATCGTCAATCGGTCCGGTTTGTCGCGCAGGGAACTGATTGAATGGCTTGAAATTTTGGATGACGAAGGATACGACACGGATTCCTTGCTGGATGCCGAACTGGCCGTGATGCCCGAGGAAGAACAGGAAGCAGTGTGGAATGCGTATGAAGTGCTTGGCGATTCGTTTCTTAAACCTGTGATGCAGAAAGTATATGGCCCGGACAGACCTAGCGGAACGAATTTGGAGCAAGTGTACGAGCGTTTGCGCATGATTCGCATTCGTTTTCGCCGCTCTGCAGAAACCGCGAAAAATGCAGGATAA
- the corA gene encoding magnesium/cobalt transporter CorA produces the protein MKIRLVNNGVFIPVDDIEQTLTPPAEGFYWIDADVDDLAVLQPLFMIHDLAVEDCLSEDEQRPKIEIYENHYFIVINSIRFDDEEIFLRAVNLFLGRHFIISVTKQKVSELRTLKPILWEQEANTPDRFLYLLIDLIVDNYFTVGDRIEARIEKLEEDILMHTKKSHLNEIIGLRSEILWLKKVLGPQKEVINTLNKKDLRLIDDQLQKYFSDIYENAVKISETFETYRDLMGNLREAYQSSIANRANEIMRVFTAITTVFMPLTVITGIYGMNFTNMPELDWKYGYFVVIGIMITLGLSMFFIFRKKDWI, from the coding sequence ATGAAAATCCGGTTGGTAAACAACGGTGTATTTATCCCGGTGGACGATATTGAACAAACGCTGACGCCACCAGCAGAGGGATTCTACTGGATCGATGCAGACGTTGACGATTTGGCGGTGCTCCAGCCCCTGTTCATGATCCATGACCTGGCGGTGGAGGACTGCCTTAGCGAGGACGAACAGCGTCCAAAAATCGAAATTTACGAAAATCATTATTTTATCGTCATTAACAGCATTCGATTCGATGATGAAGAAATCTTCTTGCGGGCTGTCAACCTGTTTTTGGGCAGACATTTCATTATAAGCGTGACCAAACAAAAGGTCAGCGAGCTGCGTACACTGAAGCCCATCTTATGGGAACAGGAAGCCAACACGCCGGACCGTTTCTTGTACTTGTTGATCGACTTGATCGTCGACAATTACTTCACGGTGGGCGATCGGATCGAGGCCCGCATCGAGAAGCTCGAGGAAGACATTCTGATGCACACCAAAAAATCCCACCTGAACGAAATCATCGGGCTTCGCAGTGAGATTTTATGGTTGAAAAAAGTGCTGGGACCTCAGAAAGAGGTCATCAATACGCTGAACAAAAAAGATTTGCGTCTCATCGATGATCAGCTGCAGAAATATTTCAGCGACATCTACGAGAACGCCGTTAAAATATCGGAGACATTCGAAACGTACCGGGATCTGATGGGCAACTTGCGCGAAGCCTATCAATCCAGCATCGCCAACCGCGCGAATGAGATCATGCGTGTGTTTACCGCCATTACGACGGTATTTATGCCGCTGACGGTCATTACCGGAATTTACGGCATGAACTTCACGAACATGCCTGAGCTCGATTGGAAATATGGTTATTTCGTCGTCATCGGCATCATGATTACTTTAGGTTTGAGCATGTTCTTTATTTTCCGCAAAAAAGACTGGATTTGA
- the metA gene encoding homoserine O-succinyltransferase has translation MPIKIPDALPAKEVLAGENIFVMDESSAYKQDIRPLRIAILNLMPTKETTETQLLRLVGNTPIQVDIVLVHPKSHTSKNTSQEYLNLFYKTFDEIEHRRFDGMIITGAPVEQMDFEDVNYWKEIQEIFEWTKTNVTSTMHICWASQAGLYHHFDVPKIPLAEKCFGVFPHTVNKSHVPLLRGFDEVFNIPHSRHTEVRREDILKNDNLEILSESEEAGVFLVATKDGKQIFVTGHAEYDPLSLKWEYDRDVAKGLNIDPPKHYFPNDDPSRVPPATWRAHANLLFSNWLNYYVYQETPYDIGPQI, from the coding sequence ATGCCGATCAAAATACCAGATGCCTTGCCCGCAAAGGAAGTGCTTGCGGGAGAGAACATTTTCGTAATGGATGAATCGTCTGCTTACAAGCAGGATATTCGCCCATTGCGCATTGCTATTTTAAACCTGATGCCGACCAAAGAAACAACGGAAACCCAATTGCTCCGCCTTGTGGGGAATACGCCGATTCAGGTGGACATCGTGCTGGTGCATCCGAAATCCCATACCTCCAAAAACACGTCTCAGGAATATCTCAACCTGTTCTACAAAACGTTTGACGAGATTGAGCATCGCCGTTTCGACGGCATGATCATTACCGGCGCCCCAGTGGAACAGATGGATTTCGAAGACGTGAACTATTGGAAGGAAATCCAGGAGATTTTCGAATGGACCAAAACCAACGTTACGTCGACCATGCATATATGTTGGGCTTCGCAGGCGGGTTTGTATCATCATTTTGACGTGCCGAAAATTCCGCTGGCCGAAAAATGCTTCGGCGTTTTCCCGCACACGGTGAACAAATCCCATGTTCCGCTCCTGCGCGGATTTGACGAAGTGTTCAACATCCCGCATTCCCGCCATACGGAAGTACGGCGCGAAGACATTTTGAAAAACGACAATCTCGAAATTTTGTCCGAGTCGGAGGAGGCAGGCGTGTTCCTGGTAGCCACCAAGGACGGCAAGCAAATTTTCGTGACAGGCCATGCCGAATACGATCCTCTTTCGCTGAAATGGGAATATGATCGTGATGTGGCCAAAGGATTGAACATCGATCCGCCGAAACATTACTTCCCGAATGACGACCCTTCCCGTGTTCCTCCGGCAACCTGGCGGGCGCATGCAAACTTATTATTCTCTAATTGGCTCAATTACTATGTGTATCAGGAAACCCCTTACGATATTGGTCCGCAAATTTAA
- a CDS encoding PLP-dependent transferase, with translation MEDNKLKIESRLAQIGSVNEPVTGAVNFPIYQSTAFRHPKLGQSTGFDYIRTTNPTRKVLEEAAAALESGDAGFACSSGMAALQTIFSLFGQGDHLIVSLDLYGGTYRLLERILSRFGVTASYVDTTDLAALEEVRKPNTKAVFIETPTNPLMMITDIEAVSAWAKSHGLLTIVDNTLLTPFFQRPIELGADIVIHSATKYLGGHNDVLAGLIVTKGEQLSAEMAFLHNSIGAVLSPSDSYQLMRGMKTLALRMERHEHNALTIAKYLLEHPAVAEVFHPGLSDHPGHELQNKQSSGNTGIFSFKVKDARYVEPVLRHIKLIAFAESLGGVESLMTYPTVQTHADIPLEIRDAVGVDDRLLRFSVGIEHVDDLIADLGGALEAAQREVEGGESHE, from the coding sequence ATGGAAGATAACAAGCTGAAAATTGAAAGTCGACTGGCCCAAATCGGGTCCGTCAATGAACCGGTCACGGGCGCGGTGAATTTTCCGATCTATCAATCAACGGCGTTCCGCCATCCAAAGCTGGGGCAGAGCACCGGGTTCGATTATATCCGCACGACCAATCCGACCCGCAAAGTGTTGGAGGAAGCAGCAGCTGCATTGGAATCCGGCGATGCCGGGTTTGCGTGTAGTTCGGGCATGGCTGCCCTGCAAACGATCTTCTCCCTGTTCGGACAGGGGGATCACCTAATCGTGTCGCTGGACCTGTATGGCGGAACGTATCGCCTGCTGGAACGGATTTTATCCCGGTTCGGCGTAACAGCCAGCTATGTAGATACCACTGACCTCGCGGCGCTTGAAGAAGTGCGCAAACCGAATACAAAGGCGGTATTCATTGAAACACCGACAAACCCGCTGATGATGATCACAGATATAGAGGCCGTTAGTGCTTGGGCGAAAAGCCATGGTCTGTTGACCATCGTCGATAATACGCTCTTGACGCCGTTCTTCCAACGTCCGATTGAGCTTGGAGCCGACATCGTCATCCACAGCGCGACCAAATATTTGGGCGGTCACAATGACGTGCTTGCCGGTCTGATCGTAACGAAAGGCGAGCAATTGTCTGCCGAAATGGCATTCCTGCATAACTCCATCGGTGCCGTGTTGTCCCCGAGCGATTCTTACCAGTTGATGAGAGGGATGAAAACGCTGGCTCTCCGCATGGAACGCCATGAGCACAACGCGTTGACGATTGCGAAGTATTTGCTGGAGCATCCCGCAGTGGCCGAAGTGTTCCATCCCGGTCTGTCGGATCATCCAGGCCATGAGCTGCAAAACAAACAGTCCAGCGGTAACACGGGGATTTTCTCCTTCAAGGTTAAGGATGCCCGTTATGTAGAGCCAGTCCTGCGCCATATCAAGCTGATCGCTTTTGCCGAAAGCCTGGGCGGGGTCGAATCGTTGATGACGTATCCTACCGTGCAGACACATGCCGACATCCCGCTTGAAATCCGCGACGCCGTCGGCGTGGATGACCGTTTGCTTCGCTTCTCGGTCGGCATCGAGCATGTGGATGACCTGATTGCCGACCTGGGCGGTGCGCTTGAGGCAGCGCAGCGCGAAGTTGAAGGAGGGGAAAGCCATGAGTGA
- a CDS encoding aminotransferase class I/II-fold pyridoxal phosphate-dependent enzyme, with the protein MSEQNHNGNEQASRLKFDTKLLHFGDEVDKATGASSVPIYQASTFHHFDIHNPPQHDYSRSGNPTRQALEDYIALLEGGVRGFAYSSGMAAISSVFMMFSAGDHVIVTEDVYGGTYRLLTSILNRMNIETTFVDMTNLGEVKAAIKPNTKAVYIETPSNPTLKITDIGAVASWAQENNLISILDNTFMTPYYQRPIELGVDIVVHSATKFLGGHSDVLAGLAVARTDSLGRQLKQLQNGLGTVLGVQESWLLMRGMKTLGARMAHSEQSTAKLAAWLSGRSDIEAVFYPGLQEHPGREVHERQSTGYGAVVSFDVGSGERAKAVLNRVKLPIVAVSLGAVESILSYPAMMSHAAMPAEVRRDRGITDGLLRFSVGLEDIEDLITDLDQALRG; encoded by the coding sequence ATGAGTGAGCAGAATCATAACGGGAACGAACAGGCAAGCCGGCTGAAATTCGATACCAAATTGCTCCATTTCGGCGATGAGGTGGACAAGGCCACCGGCGCATCCAGCGTGCCGATTTATCAGGCTTCGACGTTCCATCATTTCGATATTCACAATCCGCCGCAGCATGACTACTCCCGTTCGGGCAACCCGACACGCCAGGCGCTGGAAGATTATATTGCGCTGCTGGAAGGCGGCGTACGAGGCTTTGCCTATTCATCGGGCATGGCGGCGATCTCCAGCGTGTTTATGATGTTTTCTGCCGGGGACCATGTCATCGTGACGGAAGACGTATACGGCGGCACTTACCGCCTGCTGACGTCCATTTTGAACCGGATGAACATTGAGACGACATTCGTGGACATGACGAACCTCGGCGAGGTGAAGGCGGCAATCAAGCCAAACACCAAAGCAGTATATATTGAAACACCGTCCAACCCGACGCTGAAAATTACCGACATCGGCGCGGTAGCTTCATGGGCTCAGGAAAACAACCTGATCAGCATTTTGGACAACACGTTTATGACACCTTATTACCAGCGCCCGATCGAGCTTGGCGTTGATATCGTGGTGCACAGTGCGACCAAGTTTCTGGGGGGACACAGTGACGTGCTGGCAGGTCTTGCCGTTGCGCGTACGGATTCGCTGGGACGTCAGTTGAAGCAGCTGCAAAACGGTCTGGGAACCGTTCTTGGCGTACAGGAATCGTGGCTGCTCATGCGTGGGATGAAAACGCTGGGCGCACGCATGGCGCACAGCGAACAGAGCACGGCCAAACTGGCCGCATGGCTCAGCGGACGCAGTGACATCGAGGCCGTCTTCTATCCAGGGCTGCAGGAGCATCCCGGCCGCGAAGTGCATGAGCGTCAATCGACCGGATATGGAGCCGTTGTATCCTTTGACGTAGGGTCCGGTGAGCGTGCCAAAGCCGTATTGAACCGCGTGAAACTTCCAATTGTTGCCGTGAGTCTCGGAGCGGTCGAAAGCATCCTGTCCTATCCTGCGATGATGTCGCATGCCGCCATGCCTGCCGAAGTACGGCGTGATCGCGGCATTACGGACGGATTGCTCCGGTTCTCCGTCGGGCTTGAGGATATCGAAGACCTGATTACAGATCTGGATCAGGCATTACGGGGGTAA
- a CDS encoding nuclear transport factor 2 family protein, with amino-acid sequence MGFIEAEDYIQALERYIEATNTHDFQNVRQLLHPNAVYWFSDKTCTSPEEIQAYFEHAWDMIKEEVYSAADVQWIAVDGNTATCVYQYKYEGYLQGKLVKGSGRATNVFIKDTELGWKLIHEHLSSIPG; translated from the coding sequence TTGGGATTTATCGAGGCAGAGGATTATATCCAAGCATTGGAGCGTTATATCGAAGCAACGAATACGCATGATTTCCAAAATGTTAGACAGCTGCTGCACCCCAATGCGGTTTATTGGTTCTCGGATAAAACGTGTACATCGCCAGAAGAGATCCAGGCTTATTTTGAACATGCCTGGGATATGATCAAGGAAGAGGTCTACTCTGCAGCAGATGTCCAATGGATTGCCGTTGACGGGAATACGGCGACCTGCGTTTACCAATATAAATATGAAGGATATTTGCAGGGGAAATTGGTCAAGGGCAGTGGACGGGCAACCAATGTCTTCATTAAAGATACGGAACTAGGCTGGAAACTGATCCACGAACATTTAAGCAGCATTCCTGGGTAA
- the mqnC gene encoding cyclic dehypoxanthinyl futalosine synthase — translation MSTVDRILDKALRGERLDLEDTIQLFESNEIDKIGAAANVIMKRMHPEPYRTFVIGRNVNYTNVCDVYCRFCAFYRRPGSDEGYVLPDEVIFQKIQETVDVNGTEILMQGGTNPNLPFSYYTNLLKAIKERFPEITMHSFSPAEIRKMVEVSDGLTLEEVMREIHAAGLDSLPGGGAEILDDRTRRKISRLKGSWRDWMDVMQTAHRIGMNTTATMVIGLGETMEERALHLMRVREAQDECIANNYDSEGFLAFIPWTFQPDNTNLKLERQTPEEYLKTVAISRLVLDNIKNIQSSWVTMGPEIGKKSLEFGCNDFGSTMIEENVVSAAGATYKVNIGSILQLIRESGYIPAQRNTKYEILRMFDEEQNAVEHDFVMQN, via the coding sequence ATGAGTACGGTAGACCGTATCCTAGATAAAGCCCTTCGGGGCGAACGTTTGGATCTGGAAGACACGATTCAGCTGTTTGAATCGAACGAGATCGACAAAATCGGGGCTGCTGCCAATGTTATCATGAAACGCATGCATCCCGAGCCTTACAGAACTTTCGTCATTGGGCGTAACGTCAACTACACCAACGTGTGCGACGTCTACTGCCGTTTTTGTGCTTTCTATCGCCGGCCGGGTTCGGATGAAGGCTATGTGCTTCCGGATGAGGTGATTTTCCAGAAAATTCAGGAAACCGTTGACGTTAACGGCACCGAAATTTTGATGCAGGGCGGCACCAACCCCAATCTGCCATTCAGCTATTACACCAATTTGCTCAAAGCGATCAAGGAGCGTTTCCCTGAAATTACGATGCACTCCTTCTCGCCGGCTGAAATCCGCAAAATGGTCGAAGTGTCGGACGGCCTGACATTGGAAGAGGTTATGCGGGAGATTCATGCTGCCGGACTGGATTCCTTGCCTGGCGGCGGAGCGGAAATCCTCGATGATCGGACTCGCCGCAAAATCAGCCGCCTGAAAGGTTCCTGGCGGGATTGGATGGACGTCATGCAGACGGCTCACCGCATCGGCATGAACACAACCGCAACGATGGTGATCGGGTTGGGCGAAACGATGGAAGAGCGTGCGCTGCACTTGATGCGCGTCCGCGAAGCACAGGATGAATGCATCGCGAACAACTATGATTCCGAAGGTTTTCTGGCCTTTATTCCATGGACCTTCCAGCCGGATAACACAAATCTGAAGCTGGAACGCCAAACGCCGGAAGAGTACTTGAAAACGGTCGCGATCAGCCGCCTCGTGCTCGACAACATCAAAAATATCCAGTCCTCCTGGGTAACGATGGGACCGGAAATCGGCAAAAAATCGCTGGAATTCGGATGTAACGATTTCGGCAGCACGATGATTGAAGAAAACGTCGTTTCTGCCGCAGGTGCGACATATAAGGTCAACATTGGCTCCATTTTGCAGCTGATTCGCGAATCCGGCTATATTCCGGCACAGCGTAATACCAAATATGAAATCCTGCGCATGTTCGACGAAGAACAGAATGCGGTAGAGCATGATTTCGTGATGCAAAACTAG
- a CDS encoding aldo/keto reductase has protein sequence MKQRVLGNTGLKVPVLSFGASSLGSVFRDIDRSEGIRTVHAAVDAGMNYIDVSPYYGLTKAETVLGEALKSLPRSSYTLSTKAGRYGENAFDFSRQRILDSVQESLARLHTEYIDILFLHDIEFVPADIIIEEAFPTLLQLKEQGIIRYAGICGLPLQLFEYMLPRLEVDAIISYCHYALNDNSLLSLLPLLDKEGVGLVNASPLSMGLLSTRGTPAWHPADDEVKQACLDAARFCMEQGSDIAKLAVQFATAHERIPTTLVSSANERNIRNNVAWIEEPMDEELLNEVLRILAPIHNVTWTSGRPEYNEKRQQTAKGEPK, from the coding sequence ATGAAACAAAGAGTGTTGGGCAATACAGGCCTGAAGGTGCCCGTGCTCAGTTTTGGTGCATCCTCCCTGGGTTCGGTATTTCGGGATATTGATCGCAGCGAAGGCATACGGACCGTGCATGCGGCGGTGGACGCAGGAATGAATTATATCGATGTTTCCCCTTATTATGGGTTGACCAAAGCGGAAACGGTGCTCGGCGAGGCGCTTAAGTCGCTCCCGCGCAGTTCGTATACGCTCTCTACCAAAGCAGGACGTTACGGTGAAAACGCATTTGATTTCTCCCGCCAACGCATATTGGACAGCGTGCAGGAAAGTTTGGCGCGGCTCCATACGGAGTATATCGATATCCTCTTTTTGCATGATATCGAATTCGTTCCGGCCGACATCATCATTGAGGAAGCGTTTCCGACGCTGTTGCAGCTGAAAGAACAAGGCATTATCCGATATGCGGGCATTTGCGGCTTGCCCCTGCAGCTGTTCGAATACATGCTGCCTCGGCTTGAGGTGGATGCCATCATCTCCTATTGCCATTATGCGCTGAACGACAATTCTTTATTGTCCTTACTGCCGCTTCTGGACAAAGAAGGCGTGGGCCTGGTCAACGCCTCTCCTCTTTCGATGGGATTGTTAAGCACGAGAGGAACGCCTGCTTGGCATCCTGCGGATGACGAGGTGAAGCAGGCATGTCTGGACGCAGCCCGCTTCTGCATGGAACAGGGGAGCGATATCGCCAAGCTGGCCGTTCAGTTTGCCACAGCCCACGAACGAATTCCGACCACGCTGGTGAGCAGTGCAAATGAGCGGAACATTCGCAACAACGTGGCCTGGATCGAGGAGCCTATGGATGAGGAATTGCTGAACGAGGTGCTCCGCATTTTGGCTCCGATCCATAATGTCACCTGGACGAGCGGACGGCCCGAATATAACGAAAAAAGGCAGCAGACAGCCAAGGGGGAACCGAAATGA
- a CDS encoding zinc-binding alcohol dehydrogenase family protein produces MRAIVCEEINRLAHRHVDEPVMGDQEALVSIRRIGICGTDLHAYKGNQPFFTYPRILGHELAGVIDQIGNNEAGLQPGDQVSIIPYLHCGQCIACRRGKTNCCVSMQVMGVHVDGGMREQIAVPVSHLVKANGLTLDETAMIEPLSIGAHAVRRSAIQPGDQVVVIGAGPIGLGVMAFAKQAGARVIAVDRNANRLELGRTWAGADELVIAADDAAVRIADLTSGDFATPVFDATGNVQSMNEAIRYVAHGGQLIYVGLVKADIVLHDPEFHKREMEVLGSRNATREDFERVMAVLRGKTLNMDGFITHRARFEELPDFMNRLLLPETQAVKAVVEL; encoded by the coding sequence ATGAGAGCGATCGTATGCGAAGAGATTAACCGTCTGGCCCATCGGCATGTGGACGAGCCAGTCATGGGTGATCAAGAAGCGCTGGTATCGATTCGCAGAATAGGCATTTGCGGCACCGATCTTCATGCGTATAAAGGAAATCAGCCTTTTTTTACTTACCCGCGTATTTTGGGGCATGAATTGGCAGGCGTAATTGATCAAATCGGAAACAATGAAGCCGGTTTGCAGCCGGGAGATCAGGTTAGCATCATTCCTTATCTTCACTGCGGTCAATGCATCGCGTGCCGAAGAGGCAAAACCAACTGTTGTGTTTCCATGCAGGTGATGGGCGTGCATGTGGATGGCGGGATGCGCGAGCAAATTGCCGTTCCCGTGTCACACCTGGTCAAGGCAAACGGCCTGACCCTGGACGAAACGGCCATGATCGAACCACTCAGCATTGGCGCGCATGCAGTCAGAAGGTCGGCCATACAACCTGGAGATCAGGTCGTGGTCATCGGAGCCGGACCGATCGGTCTGGGCGTTATGGCATTTGCGAAGCAGGCAGGAGCGAGGGTCATTGCTGTCGACCGAAATGCGAACAGGCTGGAACTCGGCCGGACCTGGGCCGGGGCGGATGAACTTGTTATTGCAGCGGACGACGCAGCAGTCCGGATTGCCGATTTAACCTCAGGGGATTTTGCAACCCCCGTTTTTGACGCCACCGGAAACGTGCAATCGATGAATGAAGCGATTCGTTATGTTGCTCATGGTGGGCAATTGATTTATGTAGGTTTGGTGAAGGCGGACATTGTTTTGCATGATCCCGAATTTCACAAACGCGAGATGGAAGTGCTGGGAAGCCGCAACGCCACGCGTGAGGACTTTGAACGTGTGATGGCTGTATTGCGCGGGAAAACGTTGAATATGGACGGCTTCATTACCCACAGGGCACGCTTCGAGGAATTGCCTGATTTCATGAATCGGCTGCTGCTCCCTGAAACGCAGGCCGTAAAAGCCGTTGTTGAACTGTAA
- a CDS encoding YitT family protein has protein sequence MKAPLISANPAQSPAKTRTKPTHRLLNLLLVVVGGILASVGLELFLHPNKIIIGGITGLSSLFAHWTEMRIGLFLFLFNVPFIFLSYRIVQKKFVLVSVLGLVVFSIGALVLYPMPPLVEHPLAAAIFGGLCLGLGIGLVVRYGGTLDTLEIGDPSSRPRERLFSGKRMLVEKIIMLINLLILTAAGVVFGWDQAMYSVIAYLIAYEMVYIAFRGFTSKRKLYILTSKSDQVQAALRKRLRREPGIPFAAADTTQPANADGWIQQIPGTLYYEIHVLEMIWLKSVVRHIDPHAGIVTHPEK, from the coding sequence ATGAAAGCACCTCTGATCTCGGCTAATCCGGCGCAATCGCCCGCCAAGACCCGAACGAAGCCTACGCATCGTCTGCTTAACCTGCTTTTGGTGGTCGTTGGCGGCATTCTGGCCTCCGTGGGCCTTGAATTGTTCTTACATCCGAACAAAATCATTATCGGCGGAATCACGGGCCTGTCCTCGCTATTCGCTCACTGGACAGAGATGCGAATCGGTTTGTTCCTGTTTTTGTTTAATGTACCTTTTATTTTTCTGTCCTATCGGATCGTTCAAAAAAAGTTCGTATTGGTCAGCGTTCTCGGGCTGGTTGTCTTTTCGATCGGCGCCCTCGTGCTTTATCCAATGCCGCCACTGGTAGAGCATCCTCTGGCTGCAGCCATCTTCGGCGGTCTGTGCCTTGGACTAGGCATCGGACTTGTAGTAAGGTATGGCGGAACGCTGGATACGCTGGAAATCGGTGATCCGTCCTCCCGTCCGCGGGAACGCCTGTTTAGCGGGAAGCGGATGCTGGTTGAAAAAATAATTATGCTGATCAACTTGTTGATTCTGACGGCAGCCGGTGTTGTATTCGGCTGGGATCAAGCGATGTATTCCGTGATTGCCTACCTGATTGCGTACGAGATGGTGTATATTGCTTTTCGGGGATTTACGTCGAAGCGCAAGTTGTATATATTGACCTCCAAAAGCGATCAGGTGCAGGCCGCGCTGCGCAAACGACTGCGTCGTGAACCTGGAATACCGTTTGCAGCTGCAGACACAACGCAACCCGCTAACGCGGATGGCTGGATTCAGCAAATTCCCGGCACGCTCTATTATGAAATCCACGTTCTGGAAATGATCTGGCTCAAATCGGTCGTGCGGCATATCGATCCGCATGCCGGCATCGTTACCCACCCTGAAAAATAA